One stretch of Euphorbia lathyris chromosome 7, ddEupLath1.1, whole genome shotgun sequence DNA includes these proteins:
- the LOC136200614 gene encoding AP-4 complex subunit mu-like, whose translation MISQIFVLSQRGDNIVFRDYRGEVPKGSAEIFFRKVKFWKEDEGGDAPPLFNVDGVNYFHVKVATLLFVATTRLNLSPSLVLEFLQRSARVIKDYLGVLNEDSLRKNFVLVYELLDEIIDFGYVQTTSTEVLKSYIFNEPIVINEALMPSLGPASIFMQGAKRMPGTAVTKSVIANDSRGRKREEIFVDVIEKISVTFSSSGYILTSEIDGTIQLKSYLTGNPEIRIALNDDLNIGSGGSSTYDYRRSSGAGTVILDDCNFHESVHLDSFDDDRTLSLVASDGEFSVMNYRITQEFKPPFRVNAFVEEAGSLKAEVIIKVQAEFPSSVTANTVLVEMPLPAYTSRVNFELEPGAVGNTTDFKESTKKLEWGLKKIVGGSEHILRAKLTFLQQGHGNITKEAGPVSMNFTIPMYNASRLQVKYLQIAKSTTTSNPYRWVRYVTQSNSYVARL comes from the exons ATGATCTCTCAGATCTTCGTCCTATCTCAGCGAGGCGATAATATCGTCTTCCGCGATT ATCGTGGTGAAGTTCCAAAAGGCAGTGCTGAAATATTCTTCCGCAAAGTTAAATTTTGGAAAGAGGATGAAGGAGGGGATGCTCCACCTCTCTTT AATGTGGATGGAGTGAACTACTTTCATGTGAAAGTTGCTACCTTGCTGTTTGTTGCTACAACGAGACTTAATCTCTCACCTTCACTTGTTCTGGAATTTCTTCAAAGGAGTGCTCGAGTAATTAAAGATTACCTTGGTGTTCTCAATGAAGACTCTCTACGCAAAAATTTTGTACTCGTGTATGAACTACTGGACGAAATTATT GATTTTGGTTATGTGCAAACAACTTCAACTGAGGTTCTGAAGTCCTATATATTTAATGAGCCGATAGTGATAAATGAAGCACTAATGCCAAGCCTGGGTCCTGCATCCATCTTCatg CAAGGGGCCAAAAGAATGCCTGGAACAGCTGTTACCAAATCTGTTATTGCCAATGATTCACGAGGCAGGAAAAGGGAGGAGATTTTTGTAGATGTAATTGAAAAAATTAGTGTGACATTTAGCTCTAGT GGCTACATTCTTACTTCTGAGATTGATGGAACCATTCAACTGAAGAGTTATCTTACTGGCAACCCTGAAATTCGAATTGCTCTAAACGATGACCTAAATATAGGAAGTGGTGGAAGTTCAACCTACG ATTATAGGCGTTCTTCTGGAGCCGGGACAGTGATTCTGGATGACTGTAATTTTCATGAATCAGTACATCTTGATAGTTTCGACGATGATAGGACTTTATCTCTG GTAGCATCAGATGGTGAATTTTCTGTCATGAATTACCGCATAACTCAGGAGTTTAAACCTCCCTTCCGTGTTAATGCATTTGTTGAAGAAGCAGGATCCCTTAAG gcTGAAGTTATTATTAAAGTGCAAGCTGAATTTCCCTCAAGTGTCACTGCGAATACCGTACTTGTAGAGATGCCATTGCCAGCATATACTAGCAG GGTTAACTTTGAATTGGAGCCTGGAGCAGTGGGAAACACAACTGATTTTAAGGAATCAACTAAAAAACTCGAGTGGGGATTGAAGAAG ATTGTTGGGGGATCTGAGCATATACTGCGCGCAAAGCTGACATTTTTGCAACAAGGGCATG GTAATATAACTAAGGAAGCTGGACCAGTTAGCATGAACTTCACTATTCCAATGTACAACGCCTCTAGACTTCAG GTTAAGTACTTGCAAATTGCAAAAAGTACAACAACTTCTAACCCGTATCGATGGGTTAGATACGTCACACAGTCAAATTCGTATGTTGCTCGGCTGTGA
- the LOC136201474 gene encoding alcohol acyltransferase 9: protein MFNSSELPDCFYQNQPVLIPPLTPTPNHSLYLSNLDDQKFLRFSIKYLYLFKKSVSVDILKYSLSRLLVHYYPLAGRLRPSSADDNQKLEVDCNGEGCIFAEAFMDFTSEDFLLLSRKPNRSWRKLLFRVEAQSFLDIPPLVIQVTNLLCGGMIICAGINHCICDGIGSSQFLQAWAHITTKPSHDLPTQPFHTRHLLKSRNPPFVNFPHHGYIKNKDSHSDNPMALNHYLQSQPLVPTSLTFTSSHILRLKRQCFPSLKCTTFETLASHTWRSWVKSLDLSPSLNVKLLFSVNVRKKVIPEIPQGYYGNGFVLGCAESFVKDLTSNNLQHGVKLVQHAKSSLNDDNVRSMIDLLEDKTVKTDLSTSLVISQWSKLGLEDLDFGEGKALHMGPLTSDIYCLFLPVIGDDNAITVLVSVPESVVGKFEYYMKEDFWDKEANGNGYHFQEI from the exons ATGTTTAATTCATCGGAACTTCCAGATTGTTTCTATCAAAATCAACCGGTTTTAATCCCTCCTCTAACCCCTACCCCTAACCATTCTTTGTATCTTTCTAATCTCGATGATCAAAAGTTCCTTAGATTCTCCATTAAATATctttacctttttaaaaaatCTGTTTCCGTAGATATTTTGAAATATTCACTCTCCAGGCTTCTTGTTCATTATTATCCACTAGCTGGCAGATTGAGACCTAGCTCCGCCGATGACAATCAAAAGCTCGAGGTCGATTGCAATGGTGAAGGTTGTATTTTCGCTGAAGCTTTCATGGATTTTACATCTGAAGATTTTCTTCTACTTTCTCGGAAACCAAACAGGTCTTGGCGAAAACTTTTATTTAGAGTCGAAGCACAAAGTTTCTTGGATATTCCCCCTCTTGTTATTCAG GTAACGAATCTACTCTGCGGAGGAATGATAATATGCGCCGGGATTAATCACTGTATTTGTGACGGGATCGGAAGTTCCCAATTTCTACAAGCATGGGCTCATATTACCACAAAACCCAGCCACGACCTCCCAACCCAACCCTTCCACACGCGCCACCTTCTTAAATCCCGAAACCCCCCTTTTGTTAACTTCCCGCACCATGGCTACATAAAAAACAAGGACTCACACTCAGACAACCCAATGGCTCTTAACCACTATTTACAATCACAGCCACTGGTCCCAACCTCCTTAACCTTCACCTCTTCCCATATCCTACGCCTCAAGAGACAATGCTTCCCTTCTCTAAAATGCACCACCTTTGAAACTTTAGCATCTCACACGTGGCGTTCTTGGGTTAAATCACTCGACTTGTCGCCTTCGCTTAACGTCAAACTTTTATTCTCGGTTAACGTCAGGAAAAAGGTGATTCCTGAAATTCCCCAAGGGTATTATGGGAATGGATTTGTTCTCGGATGTGCAGAGTCGTTTGTTAAGGATTTGACTAGTAATAATTTACAGCACGGGGTGAAGTTGGTCCAACATGCTAAATCGAGTTTAAATGACGATAATGTTAGGTCTATGATTGATTTGTTGGAGGATAAAACTGTTAAAACGGATCTTTCAACGAGTTTAGTTATTTCACAGTGGTCCAAATTAGGATTAGAGGATTTGGATTTCGGAGAAGGAAAGGCGTTGCATATGGGTCCTTTAACCAGTGATATTTACTGCTTGTTTTTACCGGTAATCGGTGATGACAATGCAATTACCGTACTTGTTTCGGTGCCGGAAAGTGTGGTCGGAAAATTTGAATATTATATGAAGGAGGATTTTTGGGATAAAGAAGCTAATGGTAATGGGTATCATTTCCAAGAAATTTGA